The Falco biarmicus isolate bFalBia1 chromosome 1, bFalBia1.pri, whole genome shotgun sequence DNA segment GCAGTccataaaataaagcagaagtgaTTGCCACTTATTCAAAGACAAATATTGAGGTGAATCCAGACTGTATTTACTAAAAGAAGTATGTAAGTGCAAAACTGGTCTGATTAacttaatctgaaaaaaaccccacatttgtTAGTGTGTTGCTGGGTGATTGAGCAGGTCATTGCACATCCTTTTTTCTCATAAGGATAGTTTACAAAGACCTTTTGAGACCTTCAGTGTGCTCACTATTGATATCAAGCTTGGAAACATTATATCAGAAAAATCCTACATTATTTCCAAAAGTAATTGTGGTATTCTCTGCTAGTGAATCCATATGCATATCAGCTGTactcatttaaaattttcagcaacaatgaacacatttttccttctttgtcaGTGCTACCTGTTTCTcatacatttcatttaaattaaaccCAGATTTAATTATCTCCCCTGACTGTCTCATTGTATCTCTTTATGTAGAATATATACTAATGATTCCTAATTTTCCTCTATTTTATATAGGAATTCACCCAAACTCAccttaaatgcttttttcccccctctatAGTTTACTTCACATTTAGAGAAATTGAACattactttaattaaaaaacaaatctatAAAATAAtggagctggatgcagcactcaTTTATATCCCTGCAAATCCAGGAAATCCAGTAGTTGCATATGGAGCATAAATCTAACTGAAATCTGCCTTCCCTCATGAAAattcatatgctttttaaagacctttcattaatttttccttctgattttaaGCATAATCTGTCATTCCTGCATGATTTTGAATGGATAAATTTTTTTGTTAgcatctggggggggggggaagccacTCTGTAAAAGACCTTTCATAACAGATTCTACAGAAtagtgtctttaaaaaaaaaaaaaaaagaagaaaaaaaaaaagaacacttaaAACTTAACCATTGTGACTTGtaagaaatatatatacactGCAAAAATCCTAGTAAACTGAATCACAACCACTTTTACTAAATGTTAGTTTTCATCATTCTTTATAAATGTGAGAACTTAGAAATGCTGATGGAACCATGCCTGTgcaaaaactttttatttttaagagacCTCAAATATTACCTAAAGAATAAGCAATTATAATCATGTGAGGTTTAAGCACTGTTATCCAACATAGATTATTTTTGCTCTTGTAGTAACTTTTACGGTGTATTATGCAGTTCAAAATTCTCACAGAGAGCAAAAGAGAGGATTTAAACAAAGTAACTGGTTCCATGCTTAGCTAGCATTCAGTTAAATAAGCACAGATGCAGTTGTTATCTGCTTAAGAGTAAATCTGTGGTTTCCTTATTTAAACTCTTCAGTTTAAAGGTCCATCAGAAATGCTGTTGCTGCAATGAATAATTTAATCACTTCTGCCTATTACATGCTACTACTACACGGcaaatgtatttgcaaagcaGTGAAAGGCAGCAGACAAGTGTCAGCACTCCCTATAATTCAGGCGACCTCCCGGTACAGTCACTGCAACGAGCGAAGGGAGCTCGGAAGCGGCCGGAGGGAGGTGGCGGTGGGGAAGGGAGGTCAAGAGATCACAGCAGATTGCACCAGATCAGCACGACACTTTCGAAAGATGAAAGGTCAACGCGGGCTCAGTGCTGTGGTGGTGTCATTTCATCTGTTTGTCCCTTGGTGGAGTTCTTGAGTTAGTTTCTCCCTTCCGTCAAATGGCTTTAACTGCTTCTTGTGGGGGTTTTGTCCTTGTTTTTACCCTGCTTTCAAATTTGCTGTCATGTTTACCGTATTTAACCTTTTCCTCGTATTATTATGAATATGTTACTTTCAAGCCCacctgatttatttattttttccttcgGGAGCTTTTTCGATTGTATGCGTGCCAACAGTAGTACGTAGTATATATTTGTTAATGTATAGAATGGTATAGTTATGTAAATTATCTGTCTCTCTTTAACCCGAGATGGATTCCCACTGCAGATCCCAGAAGTAATTTTCCAGTGAGAGCCACCGACATTCCTGAACTGCGAAAAACAAATTGTCCTGGGCTGAAAGCTCCGACTGCCTCGAGTTCGGGCGCCGGCGGTAGCTACGGGGCTCCGCCACGAAATGCAAATGAAGTAGCCATTAAttgtatttgcatattttagCGATGACCCCAGCTTTTCAATCCACAAAGACAACAAAGCTCCGCTGCACAGCATCGaagagggagctggggggggggggggggggggggcgcaaGAGGAGCTGGGGAAGCTCCCAGGCTGCTTTAGGATTTCCCACGTAAAGCACGCTGCGAATGTCAGCAAGACGGATTCCTTCCCACATGCAAGATGCCACCGCGGTGGCCTTATCAGATGTTCCCTTTAAGGACACAAGCTCTTATTCCCCCTCTGTATATCTCCAGCACCTCGggctattttatttattacagcCGATTACATTTGTGATCCCGCTTCCCACTTGATCTCGCCAGATCAGGAGGACAAATGCCGTGTCGTGTCTGAGCGTTGTGGCCGTCTGTGTGCGTCTGGGCGAAGGGAGGGCGCCGGGAGGCGACTTGCACTGCGCAACAGATTTGACCAAGAGGGGCCCAGCCTCCCCCGCCCGAGAGCGCTGCGCTGGTTCCTACTGGCGCCCGAGCAGATGGGCGAGCACTGGCTGCGGAGGACCGGGAGCCCGCGGTGCCGGCGGGAGGGTGCGGGGGTGattcctctcccccccccccaaggagCGGGATGCCGGGGCGGAGGGCGGCCAGCAGAGCCCCGGCCCCCTCCCGGCAGCCAGGGCACGTGGACCTGGAGCAGCGCTGCCATTCCACCATGCAGCGCACGTCGGGCCCATTTCCCACGCCGGTCGCCTGCCctgggggaggaaaggaggaggagggggaggaagggggaatcatagggaaggggagggaggggggggccGTTACCTCTGCTCCGAAAGAGGAACCAATCCACTGTGAAGGACGCAGCACTACCGAGCAGGAAAGACATTGTACATTCAGAGAGAGATTGCATGTGAAGAcactgcaaaaaagaaagaaagggaggggGGTTGGGGGACGCAGACCGCATGTGAAAGGCATAGTGTGTGTAAGAGAGGCCAGCGCGGGtagaaggggaaggggggagcgATTGCACAtggcaagagaaagaaatcactCATTCGCTCGAAAGAGGCTATCGCAAAGCAGACCGTGGTAGAAGTAGACATGGGAGACAACGGGGAGGGAGACGCAGGCAAAAGGCGAGGTATCCATGCCGCGCAACAGCACAGAATCTGATTAAAGTTTATGGCAGGGACGTTAAAAGCCCTTTTATCCCGCCCCTCCCCTGGCGAATACATTAAGTTTCCTGGCTGAGTTTAAAAGCACAAAGGGAAGGGAACAGCGGGAGCTTGGGGTTGCAGTTGTAT contains these protein-coding regions:
- the LOC130154229 gene encoding uncharacterized protein LOC130154229 isoform X1 yields the protein MYSPGEGRDKRAFNVPAINFNQILCCCAAWIPRLLPASPSPLSPMSTSTTCLHMQSLSECTMSFLLGSAASFTVDWFLFRSRGQATGVGNGPDVRCMVEWQRCSRSTCPGCREGAGALLAALRPGIPLLGGGGEESPPHPPAGTAGSRSSAASARPSARAPVGTSAALSGGGGWAPLGQICCAVQVASRRPPFAQTHTDGHNAQTRHGICPPDLARSSGKRDHKCNRL
- the LOC130154229 gene encoding uncharacterized protein LOC130154229 isoform X2, whose amino-acid sequence is MHAGECSEMPVFHRDDTLERKAVGYAEVVQSSGRSVPLSFGACLHMQSLSECTMSFLLGSAASFTVDWFLFRSRGQATGVGNGPDVRCMVEWQRCSRSTCPGCREGAGALLAALRPGIPLLGGGGEESPPHPPAGTAGSRSSAASARPSARAPVGTSAALSGGGGWAPLGQICCAVQVASRRPPFAQTHTDGHNAQTRHGICPPDLARSSGKRDHKCNRL